DNA sequence from the Plodia interpunctella isolate USDA-ARS_2022_Savannah chromosome 19, ilPloInte3.2, whole genome shotgun sequence genome:
tatttacttatgtttatttcagacaCAAAATCACAGTTTGCACGAGACGATCCAGCATTTTTAGTTCTACTTAGTGTATGGCTATTTTGTAAGTATTGTAATGAAGAattcaaattgataaaaaagatACCTACTTTATGTCCTAGGGTATTTTGCCACAGTGCCCAGTAATTACACTGCCACTCTCGTCCTTGAAATCAGAACacaacaatatttcaaaaaatctttttactattctaatttatgaataacattCTGTGTTGGTGGTAGTGtaaaattttttcaatatttgatttttaagacTTTAGATAGATTATTTTGAAGAATGGTAATGATTGTGGTCAAAATGCTCCAAAATTCACCAAGGTGACCTTTGTACCAAGGTAAAATCTAGTTGTAGTCATAGTTTCTGTTTCATCCATTTAGTCAGCTGAAACTTTCAATCCCTcaaaactagtttttttttttacaggttgaaacattcatattttttctttgttttactAAGCAAAAAATTTGGTTGAatggtatatataaataaatatgtttacatttCAGTATCATCAATATGTTTCGCGGTAGCCATGGGGCTGAGCTGGAGTCGCGTGGTCGGGTTTGTGCTGTTTGTGGTCTTTGTGGACTTCATAGGAGCCGGCATCCTGGTGTCCACAATCTTCTGGTAAGTAAtcaatatatatgaaattctTCTGTAGGACTTTGGTGACTACAGTCTAATAAGAAAACTGACTGACAGCCAATAGGTCCACTCCATATACTCTAGCATTGGTAGCTGATAGgaaacaaaagcattcccaaggagggttgaagatcttcaaaatttcatggctttgcggcgtcacagccgctATAACACACTTCTTTCCATGTCTATGTGAATGTCTTCTATAGATTACGATATCTATGAAAGACAAAGCGGGATATCTTTGCCCAGTGGTGGAACACTTAAACActactatataaaaaagttgtgCAATTGTACAGGTACTTGTGCAACAAGTACCTGAGACGGGACCAGGACCTGCCGGACGTGGAGTGGGGATACGCGTTCGACGTCCACATCAACGCCTTCTTCCCGCCACTGTCGCTGCTGCACTGCTTCCAGATTGTTCTGTTTAACAGTGAGTatcttactttggggctagctcaatgtgtgtgatttgtcctaatttatttatttatcttccaGATCTtatatgattaattaatatttatttttgtgttcatagcaaaatatatttggtgCGTTTGTCATACAAACCTTTACCTCCTATTGTCTTTGGGggtagaaatttgaaaaaaaacttgtttatttccTTAATTGCCTTTTACTTATTCCAGATCTACTGATCCACGGCGGTTTCCTTTCATGCCTGGTCTCTAACACATTCTGGCTGGCATCCATCATATACTATTTGTACATAACCTTCCTTGGATATAGCAGTAAGTATATAACTCTGGTAACTATGTATATAAgcagttataatatttgaccgcggcttcacTCGCATGAATTTCTCTGTGAAAGCgcgacatgattttcatactttACATCATTTGTATAACAGTGTATACtattccatattaatattataaatgcgaaagtctgtctatctgtttcgctttcacggctaaaccgctagacTCATGTGTCATGTATTGatgtactagctttttcccgtgTGATTTTACCCACgagagcagttatttttccgggatgaagggtaccctatgtccttctccgtacttcaaactacatgtacctatgtaaaatttcaagaagattggttgagtatatagagcgtgaagaggtaacaaatttactttcgcatttatatgaTGTATTCTTATTTCCAGATCTGCCAATGATCCAAAACGCTCGAGTGTTCCTTCTGCCACTGCCGATCCTTGTGGTTGTGTACCTCGGCACCGTGCTGGCTGGATGGAACCTCAGTATGATGCTGATCAACTTCTACCATTACAGATTACTATAGTCAAAAcgatatttcataacaaagaCCTCCTCACAATGGATAAAATGCAAactatcaaaatcatttattcagaaattatgccttcacaggcactttttcacgtcatattctaaattaaattatatttaccaaagctacgaACTACTCTTCGTAGATGGCGACACAGGCGCATACGGAAAACAAACGAATGtcatttgttatgttttgacAGACTTGTCATAGTCAAAAAATACTCAATTTCAAAGTCAATTTTCGGCGAACGATAAAGCCATAAAAAAAGACTTCAACGTTTATCCACAAGGAAAGGCTCATACAGCCATAATCAGGATCTAGTACATGTATAATTTCAAGGATAAAGATAACTAATAGGCACGATGCACGATGAGCGACAAAAGATATAACCGCTCTGTTCAGTTTTTCTCGATACGCGTTCCTTGTATGAGCGACGAATGTATGACGTGACGGTGTCTATACTATCTACTACGGATTATTCGATTGCCTAAAGATAAGAGAGGAGGtgtcttaaaatattatttttttacaaactggCGAAATAGTAATAGGAAAGTATTAGAGATTGGTTTATCAAAATGTCTTGAGAAGTTTAATTCATACTTACTTTTGAAATAgtaacatacatttatatattttcttatgtctgaataattaatatactgttgtaaatacataatataggaacgtaaaagtgattttaataaaggtTATCTGATATATGATGtcaaaattgttgaaaaaaaaaacacactgtataaataaaactattgtaaTTATCTAAAAGAATTGTTTAATTCAATTATGAGATAATCAGTATACCTAAGTCtattgtacataaatttgttttatattaaaattattaattaaaggaTTTAGTTGTATTCATTTCGAATATATCATACAAAATTCTCTTAAATGATTatcaaaatagaatataaacctttaaattggtaaagtattatatattttattatgtgaacTCTTCTAATATAGATCTTTCCATTTCATGCATGTAGATCTGTtaccaatttaaaaagttttctgATTACCACAATCTTttgtcaattaaatattatacttcgTCGCGACATCTCGTAATAAATGTCCATTTAATCATCATCAAGTACAATCACTTCATCCGAAGATATAGGCTTTGGTCGTGCTTCGTTACTGAACGGCAACGACTTCTTCGCTTCAGTCTTCTTCCCTTGGACCGGTGGTTTCTGAACTGAAGTCTTTGTTATTGTTAGCGAGGAAGGCAACTTGCTTATAGAAGCGTTTATATCTTGAGCAGACATCGACTGGCTCGTCTTAGGCATGTGTTTCTGACGTTCTGCCAACTTTTCCTGCAACGTTTTGCCGGGACTGACTTGCGTGTGGGGCTTCGGGGGTTTTGTATGTGCAGCAGCGTTCACTGTTATAGCGTTAGACATGTGCGCGTTTGCAGGCTGAGAATGTGTGGACGCAAACGTCGGATGAGCAGACGCGCCGAAAGATGACAGATTCGCGGTCATCGATGCCGGTAAAGTTGGCAACACTGTGCCCATTGATGGCGCTAACGGCGCAGAAACGGATTTTTGAAGACTGCCCGTTGGGATTGACTTGTGATGACCGGTAGATACAGATTTTTGACTAGAACTCGCCTTCGAGATATTAGAAGTCGATTTGGGAAGATTATGAGATGAAGTCAACTTTTGTAAACTTGGAGCTGTTAACGTTGATGACTTGGAAACTGTTGTGATCACAGACGCGGTTGCAAACGATTTAGCTGGCTTGACTTGAGACGTGGTTGTCGGGACTTGACGTGGCAATGGATATGTAGGTTTTGGGCCGCGTTTTTGCTTTTTCGGAGCAGGCGCCGGCAAGTTGTAGGACGAAAAGCTCTGGTTAAGGAATTGACGGTAATACTCTGCTTGGAAAGAATTTGTGAGCGACTTTTGCATCGAGGAATGTAAAGTGCTTTGAAGTGTGGGATAACCTGCTAAAGCAGATAGGTTACTGAGGTAAGAAAGGGAAGATAATGCAGCTGCAGCCTGTTGCGACAGTGGGTCATTTAACATGGTAAGGTAGCTTTGTATAGCTGCTGATACTTCGTGGGGAGACATTTTCGGTAAACCTGTAGGTGCTGTTGACGTAGATGGTGTTGATTTGTGATCATGTTTACTAGACGACACGACGGGAGCCGAAGTAGACGACGGAGCTTTGACCACCTCTGCTGTTTTAGCGTTTTGCTTTTTCTCAGCTTTTTGGCTTTTGTCTAAAATAGCCTGTGTTGCCTGCTGCTTCAAAATTTGCGTCAACGATTGACAATACCTCAAACTCAAATCTACGAGGTTCATGTTTTCTGTTATAGGGGTCGGACAGATCAATTTGTAAGCTTCGACGAGTAGATTCGAAAATTGCTTCGAATTACTTTGAGCCTGTTTTTGTGTCCTGTGGTATGCTCTGTAAATATCCAATGTGAGACTTTTGAGCGCTAGTTTTTCAACTTCATTGCTTTTCAAGTCTGCTTGCTGAATAAATTTAGTCAATTGTCCTCTGAGCGATTGTACACACAGAGAGAACGCTTGTTGTGCTAATTCCTCCCTCTCGGCATCgcgtatgtattttttatctgattCCGGTATTCTTTGAAGATGTAGACTCAAATCTAACAAAGTTTTATGATCATCTATCTCTTTCAGTATTTCCATTGTCAGCAGGACGCAGCGACTCATATGGAACGTAAATCCACCGGCTCTGTCTACCTCTGAAACTGGTATCTTCCAAATGTTATTAAAGAAATTGGACGTTTTGCGTTCGCTAAATAAACCAGCCAACTTTTGACCTGATCTTGAAGTAAAATTCGAAAGCATAAGATCACGGCACCTTTCAATGTCCTTCCCTTTTTTGAAGTAAAAGTGATAATGGGCCAATCTATAAATAGCTTTATAATGTTGCGGAAACCTGATAGAACAATCTTCTAGGGCATCTAAGCAGGCGGATACAATATTCATGATTTCGTCGCCAGTCAATGGCTTAGAGTCAACTGATTTGTTCGACGCATCACTACTGGAATCGCTAGTGCTGTCTGAAGTAGAGTCACTGGAACTAGAATCTGATGATGACGAAGTCGATGTGCCACTTGAAGTTTCTTCCTTCTTTTCTGTATcactttctttcttattttcaGGAACAGACGCTTTAGGTGGTTCAACTTTTTCTTCTACCTTTTTAGCATCTGTCTTCGTCACTTCTTCTGTTGGCACGTCTTTTTTCTCGAGAACTACTTCCAGAGGTTTTGGTTCTATATTAGGTTCAGCAGATGGACCTGCCAGTGGAGTATCTTTAGAGATTCTATCAGTGTCATAGGACGCTGATCTGCGAACTTTCGCTGCCGCAGATTCCAGCTTCAAACGTTTCGTTTCGTGCGTTTCTTCTTCACCGGCATCACTTACTGACcgttttaaaatgttagcTGCTTGAACTGACTCTGTTGGTTTTACTTCCACTTCATTTTCCGACGTGCCATCTTTCTTAGCTTTCTTCGCAAACGGTCCATTCTTCCATTCCTCTATACATTCCATAAAAACTTTGCCAATTGATGCCGGTATAGGCTTATCCTCGTGTTGCTCGATATATTTAAGAATTGATGCATGAATTCTATAGTGCAATTCCAATACTTCTATACACAAATGAGATGGAgtgttgtaattaatttttaatggatATGTTGCATTGGTTTCTTGTAAACTTTTCACGCCTTGCATATAATACTGTAAAAATACGGAAGGGGGtttattacgtttttctgCAACTTTCCCTAACATGTAATACTGTAGCCAGGAATCTTCATTCGCTTTTTCACTGTCATAACTGTTATTCAAATCGCTCAAAACTGTGGTAAAACATTTCTGCGTTGTATCTAACATGTTTTCTTTCTGTTTCTCTAAAGACTCAAAATCTTCCATGCTCAATGACTCACTGGCTTGTTTTAACAATCTTGAACAAAATGAGTGCACCATGTACACAAACATGCCATATTCTATCCACATGTTGCAATGTGTGGGATCCAGATCCAACGTTCGTTTAAAACATCGAATTATAGACCTTGCAGGGTTCAAAACGTCTCTTTCATTATTGAGATTCTTTAAGGAATTTATCAATCTTTCTACAATAACTACTTTAGCCAGTGATATTTCAGCCCATGATTCCAAACggtcattatttataataacatccAAAGTATTGTATTTGACAGACAATTTTCCTTCCTCCTTTTTGAAGTAATAGTCGCccaagagaaaataaatatctttcatTTTATAAGGCAATAGAGGTGGAACTTTAGGAAGCTTGTCttcaatatgttttatatacttatccATTTCTACGACATATTTTTGTGGGTCGCATTCTGGAGGAAGAAGCGCGAGAATATGATGGAATAACTGTTCAGTGTCAGCCGTGATACCAGAGATCTTTCCTTCTAAAGCTGGTAGAATTGGAGGCCTAAAAATTTCGTACAGCTGCTGAGCTCTTTTCCAATCCAAAGTTTGAGCAGTTACATTATGGtcaatcaaatatttcaaCTTCTGTTTCTTCGTAGGATGACCAAAGAGACAGTAAACACATTGCTCCATGTACTGGCAAATTTGTTCTAGAGACTTCGCCAGAATCGGAGAACGTAGTCGCGGGACCACTATATCTAGggtgaaatataataatttagcgTCATTTGCCGCACACCATCCTCTGTTTCCCAAATGTTCATGAGCTATGAACAAAACCATCAATGGATTAGGAATATCATCACATGATACTTTGTCCTTGTCTTCTGCAGTTCTCCCTCTACCTTGGTCTTCCTCCCTTTGCAATATATAGTGCATGATAATCCAAGGAACAACTGTGCCAAAAGGCATTTCTGAACCATTTGTCTCCACTTGGTGGCCAATTATCCTTATTATGTCTTCCAAACCTTGGCTTAGTTCCTTGCGAGAAACTTCGTCTAAGCATGACAATCCTTCTGTTACTAGTATGTGTTCCATACAACATAGTATTTTAACAACAGTCAAAGTCCACTTTTCGTAATCTGACGATCCAGTTGTATATCGAAAATAATGCTTCAACGCTTCATGTAAACAGATCAATGACCATTTGAAGCATTCATCTACTTTATCCAGTGCCCAGTAAGTATCTAAAATAAGAGCGAGTTGTACTGCAAAATCTAATGAcatttcttcttcttgtttCTTCGCCATAGTTTTACAATGTTCAAAAGAGTCAATAACAATTGACAATACATCTTCATAGTTACAGTGATTGTATAAGTCCATGACTGTGGAAAGCTTTTTGTTTCGCTCTAGAAATTTAATGTAAGCTAATATTTCGCTTTCATTTATAGCAGgtttaaatgtgaaatttattatatttaaattgtatttgtcGTGATATTCACCCATGGCTTCAAACtcataatataattgataaaGGCAGTCCAAAGCTGATTCTTCACATTTGTTCAGTATGTGGATGTGTAACTTTGCCCATAGATGTCTCAGCGTCAGTTCTAAACAGTCTGTACTTAAAAACAGATGTGGCTTCATGTTCAATCCCATCCCAATAGTTTCTATAACACTTAAATCATGATTTTGTTTCTCATCATGGTTTAAATTGAACTTTTCATTGACAGAAAACTCTTCAAccaatatattaacaaaagcATATTGTATTAAATCGTCAGTATCCTCATTTGCATATGACGGCACGTCAACATGTATATGATAGCATTTGCTGGCTTCTATGaaaattttttgaagattttcaGGCCAttgtattttccatttttgagataaaatactaagaaaatcttttaaaatatcaattatatCTTTAGCAGAttctgtatattttgttataaatgcCTTAACATCCTTTTGTTCTTCTTCTGATCCAAAATATTCCTCAACTGCTTTAACTTCTTCAACTTTATCCTTATCttcaaacattttatcaatatcagTCAAGTCTGGTGATGCTTCTCTAGCCTGATGTTCTTTTTTCTGAACAGTTTCAGGAGACAAACAAATTGGGACCATTCTTCTCAGCAAATCATAAATGTTATCATCAGATCTGTCTTTGTTATTTACGGGCTTCTTACGTCCAGAGCGCCGTTTATTACACCATTCCCACTGCTGCAAGAAGCTGAGGTCACTGCCTCTTCTCCTTCCTGCTGTTTTCTTCTGTTTAGGTTCCGGCTGACTTTCAGTAGTCTGCTCGACTGGGACCATTTCTACATCACTCTCAACCTTTTCCGTGTCAGTAGCAGCTTTGTCTTTGTCtgataaatcattaatttcattttctgaaatattttcagcATTTTTTTCAACATCTGTGTTAGTGTCTTCTGGTTTGTTTTCAACTACTTCTAACTCCTTAGATTCTTCTGTTATGTCCATTGGTTCAACTTTTTCTTCTGTCTCAAAGATCACCTTGACATGACATGCGTGGCTAAAGCATTGTTCAGTCATGTAATGGTGCATGTGCACAAATGATTCTCCAACCGAAGCCCAAGAGAAATTACTGATAGGTTTCTTTAGTTCTAAAACTGGCATCAAACATTTAAACTGCTCAGCTCTCTGTTGTTCCAGAAAAGTTTCATGGATTTCTTCAGCTTCCTTCAGCAATTTCTCTGCTTTTTCTTCATCAATAGGGTCATCGTCCTTCTCACTCCACTTGTACATAGGGTTGAGATACTCCAAATATTCTCTTACGTAATTAAATGTTGTATAAATGTGTTTCCTGTAAGCTAGCCCTCGCAAATAACCTGGATCTAATTGCAGAGCATCATAAATAGTAAAGATACATTCTTCTTTACAATCTAAGCCTAAGAGTAATGTGACGATTTTATCCAGACACGGCCAATGGCGAGGATTGCGATCAGTACCACGTTGGAAGGCTTGGAGAGCCATTTCATACTTTTTAGCCTTCATGCAAAGCTGGCCAAGACGGTGCCAGAGCGTCACGTCCGTGTCGTCGAGATCAGTGGCCGAACAGTAGCATTCAATAGCGTCGTCAACTGCTCCAGCAGTACTTAACATTGATGCCAAATTCTTATAGCATAAATACTTCAAATTAAACAATGGACTAGTAACTTTTTCACCTGGAGCAGGCTTCTTAACGTCATAGAGCAACTCTGTGTCCAACAAATCCTTGAGAAGTTGTGTAGCTTCGGAAAGACATCCCTTTTTTTGCAAATCCAAAGCCTTGGAATATTGTTGAAGCGCGATTTGTTCCAAGGCTTCTTTGGTCACCTCCTCATCTGTTCCACTTTCCTCTTCTGACTCATTATTCAAAGCtgatattttaatcattttaatttacaatcatTTATTCACTTTCAAGACTTGCAATATTTgctttacctatttattattgtttagaaGTTAGCCGGGATCCGGCTGAGGGCTGACCCTGATCTGACAGTGACAAGCAAGACAACTCACTCACTCAACAATCTCATTACTACAATGACGAACGAATCGATTATTTTGTGGCTTTTGGCTAAAGATTTTGGATCGCACATAACATGACTGAACGAATAAGAAAGGAACATAGTTCATTTCTAGGTTcattcaacaaaattcaaGCAAAGCTGTCAGTGTCACCCAACTTTCTGTCAAGTCAAAtgtcaatcaaatcaaattttaggTTAGACTGGCTGGATAATTGAATTTGGGGTTATgttattatgattttgatttattgaaataaagttaGCATATAAACCTGTAAAAATGCTTTtccaaaataacataataaagagAACATGGCCCATGTTCATACAATGCGCAGAAGCTCATAGAAAACCTCGATGGTTACCAGTCGCCAAAAGTAAGATTTATCGGATCCCCAAACGGCCCGAGATTCCTGAAGAAGAGCGTCTAGAGTTAaggcgaataaataataattataaaactcaAATGCGTGCAATAAGGAAGTTTTACTACGATGAAATGATGAAGGAAAAGTCTTCTAAAGCGAGCGCCAGTTCAGAAATGTCTCAACGTCAAGAGGCTGAAGAATGGCTGCAGTGTGTGgaaattaatgataaatgGAATGCCCAAGTGGCGCTAGAAAGGGAAGAGAGGCGGAAGAAGGAACTGGCAGCTATGGAAGAGTATGCGCTCGCTCGAATGGAGGCTAAGGACCGAGAGAGGAAAGAAAAGTTGGCTAAGGCTTCAGAAGAGATTAGGAAACAGAAGGTAATAGACATACTTTTCCTAtatactgtaaataaaatttatcaattaaagcgacattttaatatcatatttcaACTGtgagttttctttttctatacAGACATCTGCATTTCGAAATTTAGCAATTCTTATTTTGATGTGTGAAATATTATCCGTTTCAGGAATTGGCCAAGCATTATATCACACCGGAGACTCTGGAGGCAGCAATCGACCATGCCCTTGCCAACCCTGTAGATTACAACTACGCTATTGACTTGAAAGGCAACAGATTTGTTGGAAGAGAGACTCCTGCAGTCTTACCTAAAGAGAAGGTGGTGTAATAAGGTTAAGTTTATTTGGACTTCTGTTATAGTTTctgaattttgttatacaacAAATGGGGTCTTATTTCTTTCTGTGGAGGACTATTTTGCCGGGAGGGCCTCTTGTCGCCAACAAAAGGGGACTATTAATCAGTGCCAGTGCAGTAGGACATAAGCCTTGGGCCTGTGTCAATCTAACTCACTGTATTCCTCTTAATCTTTTGCCCTCCAAAGAGCACTGAATAGTATGTATTAGTAATTTACATAGAGATGTTGTAAAATAAGCCTTGGTTCGTGTCTATTTCGAAATAAAGAATGTACATAGACAATTGAGAAAaggttttatttcaaaaatatcagtCACATGTAGTTATTGTATGTAATTCTTTATTGCTCTACTCTTTGTAAACTACGTTTTTGGCATTTTTGTCAATTAATATGTGGTCAAGCATTTTCATTgggccctagaataggaccactccataagAGACACAGCTTAAGTTACCAactgaatttaattttcataaccCGGTTaaggaattattttttcaatggaatgaaacacatgatataatatattagactTTATGAACACAACTACGCAGACAAGTCCCGGAACATGGTCTCCCAATGCGGCACGACGTTGAGCTTGTGCCGCAGCGCGCCCAGCGCCAGCGCACGCGCGGAGCGCGACTCCTCGCTCACGGACACTGACACCGCTTCCTGGTAGAACGCCGCTTTTGTACCGGAGCACACCTGGGAATAGGGTCGATGACTCATTACGAAGATCCttcatattattagaaacaccagtgaaaaattactgtgataattaCAATAGGCTTGACGACAATTCTAAAAcccttatattataattagtaacaccagtgaaaaaaatattttgataatgacTATAGagtaaatgacatttttttattttaatgactaTTTGAAGGCccttatgttattaaaaacattagtgACAAATAACTCAGATAATGACAATTCTTTCAAAGGtatggcaaaaataaataacacagttTTGCACTCGTCAACAACGACACGTGACGTCTCAATTGAGTAATATCTTAATCTGTTTGTTCGacatgttacaaaattttatttatcttacagTGACAGTTGAGTTTATGGTCATAATgtcattcttttttaaaacaataaactctaaaatcttcatataatgatccagcggcgttacaatgatcttaaaCAGGTatatcacttttttttaaatttatttgacacaaacagtcataaataaaattaaacacatatGCAGTTTCTGAAAAATAGACCAAACAGTGTCGagtattatgataataacatTGCGTATTATAAACTGCGTGAGATGGTAACAGATGATACAGTCAGTTATACAATGAAAAGACAAACTAAGTGTATTATTGAAGAAGTCAGGTCAAACTAGACATTTTGCTAggaatgtttaaatattttgatacaattattttcgtattgacagtaatttaaaatgaacttCATTTTTTGTATGCTGCAATAAGTTCGAGAAAATATCAACATCAgagaaatttttattgtaactgAGTAAACAGTGATAGAAAAAGTTGTTACGAGTGTAAGTCTTTCGAAGCTGGGGTGGTACTGAGGTGTGCAGATTCCGAGAGGGGCGGAGCGGTAGTCGTGCTTTAGGTATGAAATTAACTTTAGATAGAAGTGTGGATGAGTCAACAAGGTTATTAACTATCATGTGTATAAAAGCTATGTCAAATTGGATTCGTCGGTTCTGTAAGGATAGGATGTTATAGCGACAAAGTGAAACATTATATGGGATATCTTTTATGTTATTGcgataattaagtaatttgatgaatttttgtTGTACTTTTTCGATTccatttatgtaattatggTAGAAAGTATTCCAAACATTGCAACCAAAATCCAGTATGGATCTTACGAAActatagtataaaatttttatagtgTCACTATTTCTAAAAGGTTTGGTAATCCTGTTGATAAAACCTAAATTTCTAAAAGCTTTTCCGGTGATATAAtcgaaatgaaatttaaatgtgaGTTCACTATCCATCATAATGCCCAGATCCCGCAGTGAGGACACTCTAGTGACTAAGTTATCTCTTTTATCTAgtctacatatttttactaatttctGACCTCGTCGATTTTTACCATAGTGACTACTTACTTCACCAATATGGTAAGCagaattgttacaaaaaaaaattaaggccAAACAAATTGAAGCTCcatctttatttatgttagtGTATGTAACTTAAACAATGTAATTTGAACATGTTAAGAGACATTAACGGAAAAAACTCGGTTGTAACAAGTTGAAAATACGcttaaaaattaatctttacatttttatattacagcCGAGttcttgacgtcaaccctctttgaaaATGATTATC
Encoded proteins:
- the LOC128678014 gene encoding calcineurin-binding protein cabin-1-like; translated protein: MIKISALNNESEEESGTDEEVTKEALEQIALQQYSKALDLQKKGCLSEATQLLKDLLDTELLYDVKKPAPGEKVTSPLFNLKYLCYKNLASMLSTAGAVDDAIECYCSATDLDDTDVTLWHRLGQLCMKAKKYEMALQAFQRGTDRNPRHWPCLDKIVTLLLGLDCKEECIFTIYDALQLDPGYLRGLAYRKHIYTTFNYVREYLEYLNPMYKWSEKDDDPIDEEKAEKLLKEAEEIHETFLEQQRAEQFKCLMPVLELKKPISNFSWASVGESFVHMHHYMTEQCFSHACHVKVIFETEEKVEPMDITEESKELEVVENKPEDTNTDVEKNAENISENEINDLSDKDKAATDTEKVESDVEMVPVEQTTESQPEPKQKKTAGRRRGSDLSFLQQWEWCNKRRSGRKKPVNNKDRSDDNIYDLLRRMVPICLSPETVQKKEHQAREASPDLTDIDKMFEDKDKVEEVKAVEEYFGSEEEQKDVKAFITKYTESAKDIIDILKDFLSILSQKWKIQWPENLQKIFIEASKCYHIHVDVPSYANEDTDDLIQYAFVNILVEEFSVNEKFNLNHDEKQNHDLSVIETIGMGLNMKPHLFLSTDCLELTLRHLWAKLHIHILNKCEESALDCLYQLYYEFEAMGEYHDKYNLNIINFTFKPAINESEILAYIKFLERNKKLSTVMDLYNHCNYEDVLSIVIDSFEHCKTMAKKQEEEMSLDFAVQLALILDTYWALDKVDECFKWSLICLHEALKHYFRYTTGSSDYEKWTLTVVKILCCMEHILVTEGLSCLDEVSRKELSQGLEDIIRIIGHQVETNGSEMPFGTVVPWIIMHYILQREEDQGRGRTAEDKDKVSCDDIPNPLMVLFIAHEHLGNRGWCAANDAKLLYFTLDIVVPRLRSPILAKSLEQICQYMEQCVYCLFGHPTKKQKLKYLIDHNVTAQTLDWKRAQQLYEIFRPPILPALEGKISGITADTEQLFHHILALLPPECDPQKYVVEMDKYIKHIEDKLPKVPPLLPYKMKDIYFLLGDYYFKKEEGKLSVKYNTLDVIINNDRLESWAEISLAKVVIVERLINSLKNLNNERDVLNPARSIIRCFKRTLDLDPTHCNMWIEYGMFVYMVHSFCSRLLKQASESLSMEDFESLEKQKENMLDTTQKCFTTVLSDLNNSYDSEKANEDSWLQYYMLGKVAEKRNKPPSVFLQYYMQGVKSLQETNATYPLKINYNTPSHLCIEVLELHYRIHASILKYIEQHEDKPIPASIGKVFMECIEEWKNGPFAKKAKKDGTSENEVEVKPTESVQAANILKRSVSDAGEEETHETKRLKLESAAAKVRRSASYDTDRISKDTPLAGPSAEPNIEPKPLEVVLEKKDVPTEEVTKTDAKKVEEKVEPPKASVPENKKESDTEKKEETSSGTSTSSSSDSSSSDSTSDSTSDSSSDASNKSVDSKPLTGDEIMNIVSACLDALEDCSIRFPQHYKAIYRLAHYHFYFKKGKDIERCRDLMLSNFTSRSGQKLAGLFSERKTSNFFNNIWKIPVSEVDRAGGFTFHMSRCVLLTMEILKEIDDHKTLLDLSLHLQRIPESDKKYIRDAEREELAQQAFSLCVQSLRGQLTKFIQQADLKSNEVEKLALKSLTLDIYRAYHRTQKQAQSNSKQFSNLLVEAYKLICPTPITENMNLVDLSLRYCQSLTQILKQQATQAILDKSQKAEKKQNAKTAEVVKAPSSTSAPVVSSSKHDHKSTPSTSTAPTGLPKMSPHEVSAAIQSYLTMLNDPLSQQAAAALSSLSYLSNLSALAGYPTLQSTLHSSMQKSLTNSFQAEYYRQFLNQSFSSYNLPAPAPKKQKRGPKPTYPLPRQVPTTTSQVKPAKSFATASVITTVSKSSTLTAPSLQKLTSSHNLPKSTSNISKASSSQKSVSTGHHKSIPTGSLQKSVSAPLAPSMGTVLPTLPASMTANLSSFGASAHPTFASTHSQPANAHMSNAITVNAAAHTKPPKPHTQVSPGKTLQEKLAERQKHMPKTSQSMSAQDINASISKLPSSLTITKTSVQKPPVQGKKTEAKKSLPFSNEARPKPISSDEVIVLDDD
- the Unc50 gene encoding protein unc-50 homolog; translation: MKYSTSPPPTPSLINYPRSTSPLPAPANYQATTASAAVKRYKYLRRLFKFNQMDFEFAAWQMVYLFVAPQKVFRNFNYRKHTKSQFARDDPAFLVLLSVWLFLSSICFAVAMGLSWSRVVGFVLFVVFVDFIGAGILVSTIFWYLCNKYLRRDQDLPDVEWGYAFDVHINAFFPPLSLLHCFQIVLFNNLLIHGGFLSCLVSNTFWLASIIYYLYITFLGYSNLPMIQNARVFLLPLPILVVVYLGTVLAGWNLSMMLINFYHYRLL
- the mRpS26 gene encoding small ribosomal subunit protein mS26, with translation MLFQNNIIKRTWPMFIQCAEAHRKPRWLPVAKSKIYRIPKRPEIPEEERLELRRINNNYKTQMRAIRKFYYDEMMKEKSSKASASSEMSQRQEAEEWLQCVEINDKWNAQVALEREERRKKELAAMEEYALARMEAKDRERKEKLAKASEEIRKQKELAKHYITPETLEAAIDHALANPVDYNYAIDLKGNRFVGRETPAVLPKEKVV